In Candidatus Cloacimonadota bacterium, the DNA window ATCTTGTTCGTTCAGCAGCGGGATCTCGGTCATGGATGATTGCCGGGAGAGCAGATCAAACTGATCAGCGATCGGCAATTGGTGAAAGCGGGCTGTTTCATCTACATTTACATTGCGCCAAAAGAGCGGTTCGCGGTTACGATCGGTTACTATGATCTCGTAATCTATGTTCTTTATAAACTGCTCAAAGGATATTGGCTTACTGTAAAAAGCATATCCGGTAAGAGTCCCCTCGTCGATCAACGGAGTTTGCACCATTTTGGATATATGCTCTTCCAATCTGGCCTTTGATGCTTCGGACAACTCTTCGTAAAGACTGTCTGGGCTAACTCCTACATTCTTCCATACCAAGGGCAAAAAATCATCATCCGTCACAATGATAGGGATCGGATTCTCCTGCATAAACTCGGTGGATATATAATCCCATAGCTGCTGTTGAAAATCTCGTTGTGCAGTGAATTGAAGGTATTTGGAGCTTACTTCGGTAAGCAATTGGGCATACTTCTCTGCCACTCTCAGATAGCCATCGGTATAGGCAATGTAGCGGGCAAATATGCGGGGAACGTACTCTTGCTCTGTTTTTGCTTTCTGGATGAGCACTTGAGTGTATATCGCAAAGAATACAAAGATGAATAGCGAGCCAAGTACTATGTATACTCTGAGATGATGAAAACGGTTACTTGGTTTTGGCCGATTCCCAGTGGGAATCGAGTTCCTCAAGGCTTGCTTCATGGATTTCGTCCTCGTTGTATTGGCTTTCCACATAGCGGAATCGACGGTAAAACTTGCGGTTGGTAGCTTTTAAAGCAGCTTCCGCGTCTATGTTCAGCTTTCGAGCCAGATTAACGATGCTGAACAGATAGTCTCCCAATTCCTCACTAATGGCATCCTGGTCGTTCTGAGCCAGTGCTTCCAGCAATTCCTCATGCTCTTCCTCTATCTTTTCCAAGACCGGCTTCATGTCCTGCCAATCGAAGCCCACCGAGGCAGCCTTCTCCTGGATCCGTTGAGCATGGATCAAAGCAGGCAGTGCGCGCGGAATACCGTCCAACACGCTTTCCCGCTCCTTCTTCTCCTGTTTCTTGATGCGTTCCCAATTCATCTTCACACTTTCAGCATCATCCACCTGAACATCAGCAAACACATGGGGGTGACGGTGTACAAGCTTGTTGCAGATCGCCTCCAATACATCCGTCATCTCAAAGATTCCTTCTTCGGAAGAGATCTGAGCTTGAAACACAATGTGTAGCATGAGATCACCCAGTTCTTCCCGCAAGGCACCATAATCCTTGTCTTCGATGGCCTCAACCACTTCGTAAAGTTCTTCTATGAAGTTTGGAACCAGAGATTCATGAGTCTGCTTTATATCCCAGGGACAACCATTATCCTTGTCCCTTAACGCTGCAACGATGTCCACCAAGGCTTGAAACTTAGTCATGCCATTTGCTCCTTTGAGCTGAGATACCAGAGAGTATCATTTCTTCAGACTGTTCGTTATCGCACTTACGCGGTGTTTATTGCGTTTGAACAGCTCAATCAGCAAAGCTACGGCTACGGCAAAGACGAATGCCACCAGAGTAGATATGATGCAGATTATCGCTCGCTTGGGGTAATCTCTTCGACCCGCCAGGCGCGGGGCATCCAGGATATCTATGGTGGGCATATCCTTCAGTTCCACCAGGCGCGCTGCTTCATACTGCGGATAGATGTATTCATACAGAGTACGGTTTATCTGCATGTTCATCTCCAGTCGCAGATGATCGGCAGTGATCTGAGGCAGTTTGCCCATATCCAGCAGATACTCTGGTGTATTCTTGTTTTCTTCCAGGTCTCGAATCTGC includes these proteins:
- the mazG gene encoding nucleoside triphosphate pyrophosphohydrolase, whose protein sequence is MTKFQALVDIVAALRDKDNGCPWDIKQTHESLVPNFIEELYEVVEAIEDKDYGALREELGDLMLHIVFQAQISSEEGIFEMTDVLEAICNKLVHRHPHVFADVQVDDAESVKMNWERIKKQEKKERESVLDGIPRALPALIHAQRIQEKAASVGFDWQDMKPVLEKIEEEHEELLEALAQNDQDAISEELGDYLFSIVNLARKLNIDAEAALKATNRKFYRRFRYVESQYNEDEIHEASLEELDSHWESAKTK